One genomic window of Futiania mangrovi includes the following:
- the msrP gene encoding protein-methionine-sulfoxide reductase catalytic subunit MsrP, with amino-acid sequence MLIRRRKSWEVREADATPESAYLNRRALLAGLGLGAAGAGLAAAAPARANVLTSLFGKPGDPLMRPVTPTDDLYPAPRNEAFTLDRELTPEKINATYNNFYEFGSHKEIWRASQDLPVRPWTVTIDGMVEQERTVDVDALIREMELEERLYRHRCVEAWSMTIPWSGFPLARLVAAAKPLSGAKYVRFETFEDASIAPGQKQSWYPWPYVEGVTMAEATNDLAFIATGTYGHSILQQHGAPLRLVLPWKYGFKSIKSLVRISFVEERPVSFWEELLPQEYGFWANVNPEVPHPRWSQAEERILHTGDKVPTLLFNGYGEQVAGLYADIPDTRALYM; translated from the coding sequence ATGCTGATCCGCCGCCGGAAATCCTGGGAGGTGCGCGAGGCCGACGCGACGCCGGAAAGCGCCTATCTGAACCGCCGCGCTCTGTTGGCCGGGCTCGGCCTGGGGGCCGCGGGCGCGGGGCTCGCCGCCGCGGCGCCGGCGCGCGCCAACGTGCTGACGAGCCTCTTCGGCAAGCCCGGCGACCCGCTGATGCGGCCGGTGACGCCGACCGACGATCTTTACCCCGCGCCGCGTAACGAGGCCTTCACCCTCGACCGCGAGCTGACGCCGGAGAAGATCAACGCCACCTACAACAATTTCTACGAATTCGGCTCCCACAAGGAGATCTGGCGCGCCTCCCAGGATCTTCCCGTGCGTCCCTGGACGGTCACCATTGACGGCATGGTGGAGCAGGAACGGACCGTGGACGTCGACGCGCTGATCCGCGAGATGGAGCTGGAGGAGCGTCTCTACCGCCACCGCTGCGTCGAGGCGTGGTCGATGACCATTCCCTGGTCCGGCTTCCCGCTCGCGCGCCTTGTCGCGGCGGCGAAGCCTCTGTCGGGCGCGAAATATGTGCGCTTCGAGACGTTCGAAGACGCAAGCATCGCCCCCGGCCAGAAACAGAGCTGGTATCCCTGGCCCTATGTAGAGGGCGTGACCATGGCCGAGGCCACCAACGACCTCGCCTTCATCGCGACCGGCACCTACGGCCACTCCATCCTGCAGCAGCACGGCGCGCCGCTGCGCCTCGTCCTGCCCTGGAAGTACGGCTTCAAGTCGATCAAGTCGCTCGTTCGGATCAGCTTCGTGGAGGAGCGTCCGGTCAGCTTCTGGGAGGAGCTTCTGCCGCAGGAGTACGGCTTCTGGGCGAACGTTAACCCGGAGGTGCCGCATCCCCGCTGGTCGCAGGCGGAGGAACGCATCCTGCATACCGGCGACAAGGTGCCGACGCTGCTCTTCAACGGCTATGGGGAGCAGGTGGCGGGGCTCTACGCCGACATACCCGACACCCGTGCGCTCTACATGTGA
- the chrA gene encoding chromate efflux transporter — MSDRNPPPPPPGFAEALRTWARIGVLSFGGPAGQIALMHRVLVEEKRWIGEARFLHALNFCMLLPGPEAQQLATYVGWMLHGVRGGLAAGLLFILPGAAVIAGLAALYLLHADQPLVAAAFLGVKAAVLAIVAQAVVRIGTRALKGPAAIAIAAAAFVAIHALGVPFPLIVLGAGALGLALGRMRPALLPVAAAEGAHTGAGRTRWSGTLRTALLWAAIWLAPVAILNAALGPANIYAEIARVFATLAAVSFGGAYAVLAYLAQAGVETHGWLSAAEMVDGLGLAETTPGPLILVTEFVGFLAAAREGIAGAPILGGLLGAGLTLWVMFAPSFLWIFALAPHVEGLRGRPILSAALAAITAAVVGVVANLALWFGSRVLFGEITQAGGVDVPVLASVDWTAAALSALALALVFVARRGVLTTLSLCAGAGIALAAM, encoded by the coding sequence ATGAGCGATCGCAATCCGCCCCCTCCCCCGCCCGGCTTCGCCGAGGCGCTCAGGACCTGGGCGCGCATCGGCGTGCTGTCGTTCGGCGGACCGGCGGGCCAGATCGCGCTGATGCACCGGGTGCTGGTGGAGGAGAAACGCTGGATCGGCGAGGCGCGGTTCCTGCACGCGCTCAATTTCTGCATGCTGCTGCCGGGGCCGGAGGCGCAGCAGCTTGCGACTTATGTCGGCTGGATGCTGCACGGGGTGCGCGGCGGCCTGGCCGCGGGCCTCTTGTTCATCCTGCCGGGCGCGGCCGTGATCGCGGGGCTTGCCGCGCTCTATTTGCTGCACGCCGATCAGCCGCTGGTGGCGGCGGCGTTCCTGGGCGTGAAGGCGGCGGTGCTGGCCATCGTCGCGCAGGCGGTCGTGCGGATCGGAACGCGCGCGCTGAAAGGCCCGGCGGCCATCGCCATCGCCGCGGCGGCGTTCGTCGCGATCCATGCGCTGGGCGTGCCCTTCCCGCTGATCGTGCTGGGCGCGGGCGCGCTGGGCCTTGCGCTGGGGCGGATGCGGCCGGCCCTGCTGCCGGTCGCGGCAGCGGAAGGGGCGCACACGGGCGCGGGGCGGACAAGGTGGAGCGGCACGCTGCGCACCGCGCTGCTCTGGGCCGCGATCTGGCTCGCGCCCGTGGCGATCCTCAATGCAGCACTCGGTCCCGCCAACATCTATGCGGAGATCGCGCGCGTGTTCGCGACGCTGGCGGCGGTGTCGTTCGGCGGCGCCTATGCGGTGCTCGCCTACCTGGCGCAGGCGGGGGTGGAGACGCACGGCTGGCTGAGCGCGGCGGAGATGGTGGACGGCCTCGGCCTCGCGGAGACGACGCCGGGGCCGCTGATCCTGGTGACGGAGTTCGTGGGCTTCCTCGCCGCAGCGCGCGAGGGGATAGCGGGCGCGCCGATCCTGGGCGGGCTGCTGGGCGCCGGGCTGACGCTGTGGGTGATGTTCGCGCCCTCATTCCTGTGGATCTTCGCGCTCGCCCCGCATGTGGAGGGCTTGCGCGGGCGGCCCATCCTGTCGGCGGCGCTGGCCGCGATCACGGCGGCGGTGGTGGGGGTCGTCGCCAACCTCGCGCTCTGGTTCGGGAGCCGCGTGCTGTTCGGTGAGATCACGCAGGCGGGCGGTGTCGACGTGCCGGTGCTGGCGAGCGTCGACTGGACGGCGGCTGCGCTGTCGGCGCTGGCACTCGCGCTCGTCTTCGTGGCGAGGCGCGGGGTGCTCACGACGCTCAGCCTGTGCGCGGGCGCAGGCATCGCGCTGGCGGCGATGTGA